Proteins from a genomic interval of Sphingobacterium lactis:
- a CDS encoding sodium:solute symporter: protein MDKPLLSLIDYCIIIAVLLVTLYFGLRYAKNQRTTADYFSAKGRVPSWAIGMSLLATLISSVTFLGYPSEGFANNWILLVQGLMVPIVLLGTVWFIVPLYRKVIGLSTYEYFEKRFGTFARYYSSLAFVLRQFSGMGTVLYLLAIALSGMTNINTYWIIIVVGALIVAVNLLGGIEAVIWLDVFQGFMLFASGILCLLVVIFAVDGGLPEVWKVASANGRTGFGPFDLDFTRLTFIVMAINGVFYAIQKYGTDQTVIQRYLTAKSDKSAIRASLLGILLTVPVWSLFMFIGTALFVYYTQNSLPADIGPNAVFPYFIMTELPVGVVGFILAAMISAAICSLSADLNSLAAVGIEDYYKKLKPNLTDKKYLFASKWMVAIAGLLSVVIGFIYVNLGSESILGIVFTLYAIFSGGIVGVFLLGVFSSRANAQGVNIAIIVCIVFTAYAFLTSTAIEFGDKSYKLLDFGSFNFTHNKLMLGVYSHLIVIGVGYIASLFFPSPKLDPSLTYRGWRKGRQLEKQLMEDE, encoded by the coding sequence ATGGATAAACCTCTATTAAGTTTAATTGATTATTGCATTATTATTGCCGTCCTTTTGGTGACACTTTACTTTGGTTTAAGATATGCCAAGAACCAGCGTACAACGGCGGACTACTTTTCAGCAAAAGGACGGGTTCCTTCGTGGGCGATCGGAATGTCTCTTTTGGCAACCTTAATCAGCAGCGTTACTTTTCTGGGGTATCCCTCTGAAGGCTTTGCAAATAATTGGATTCTTCTGGTTCAGGGGTTAATGGTGCCTATAGTACTCCTTGGAACTGTTTGGTTTATTGTGCCATTATATAGAAAAGTTATCGGCTTAAGTACATACGAGTATTTTGAAAAACGATTTGGCACCTTCGCTCGTTATTATAGTTCTCTGGCTTTTGTGTTGCGCCAATTTTCCGGTATGGGAACAGTTTTGTACCTATTGGCCATAGCCCTTTCGGGGATGACAAATATCAATACCTATTGGATTATTATTGTTGTAGGTGCTCTGATAGTTGCAGTAAATTTATTGGGTGGGATTGAAGCGGTAATCTGGTTAGATGTCTTTCAAGGGTTTATGTTGTTTGCAAGTGGTATTTTGTGTCTACTTGTGGTGATTTTTGCTGTAGATGGAGGTTTACCAGAGGTCTGGAAAGTTGCATCCGCAAATGGCAGGACCGGTTTTGGACCATTTGATTTGGACTTCACGAGATTAACGTTCATTGTTATGGCCATAAACGGTGTGTTCTATGCCATTCAAAAATATGGAACCGATCAGACGGTAATTCAACGTTATCTTACTGCGAAGTCAGATAAATCTGCTATTCGGGCATCACTTTTGGGCATCCTTCTTACCGTTCCTGTTTGGTCTCTATTTATGTTTATAGGAACTGCACTATTTGTGTATTATACACAAAATAGCTTACCAGCTGATATTGGTCCCAACGCAGTTTTCCCATATTTCATCATGACCGAATTACCAGTGGGAGTTGTCGGATTCATTTTAGCGGCAATGATCTCTGCCGCTATATGTAGTCTCAGTGCAGACTTAAATTCTTTGGCTGCTGTAGGAATCGAAGATTATTATAAAAAATTGAAGCCTAATCTCACAGATAAGAAATATTTATTTGCCAGTAAATGGATGGTTGCAATTGCCGGTCTATTGTCGGTTGTTATCGGCTTTATCTATGTGAATTTGGGAAGTGAAAGCATCCTGGGGATAGTGTTTACCCTCTATGCTATTTTTTCCGGCGGAATTGTAGGTGTCTTTTTATTGGGCGTTTTTTCGTCAAGAGCAAATGCACAAGGAGTTAATATTGCGATTATTGTTTGCATCGTATTTACAGCATATGCTTTTTTGACCAGCACAGCGATAGAATTTGGTGATAAGAGTTATAAATTGTTGGATTTTGGTTCATTTAATTTTACACATAATAAATTAATGTTGGGTGTTTATAGCCATCTGATTGTGATCGGCGTAGGTTATATAGCCAGTTTGTTTTTTCCAAGCCCAAAATTAGACCCAAGTTTAACATATCGAGGATGGCGTAAAGGCCGTCAGCTCGAAAAACAACTAATGGAGGATGAATAA
- a CDS encoding acetylxylan esterase, translated as MKNNVSVFLFLLGMCFHHLTYAQTVESKFQQPLKEVLDEIEERFQVTIKYNDNQVEGKVVTYAFWRFRPDVDLTLQQVLAPLDMKVNKEGPGRYKLKEFEYHRWKEEDGWAFLQHLSSQYNDRSSWELRRDSLIPALRKALKLDPLPAIGNTKPILSKKRQFNGYSVENFALELLPGVYVNGSIYRPLKYNGKVPVVLSPDGHWGGHRFRKDAQIRFGMLAKMGMVAVSYDLFAWGESLLQFKSEDHQRSLALTYQILSGIRILDFMLSDPSIDRHRVGICGGSGGGNQAGLLTAIEPRITLSIPVVSLSSYHFGGCPCESGLPIHAVGKGTNNVEIAAMAAPRPMLVVSDGKDWTAHAQEHDFPYLKRVYGFYNAADQVANVHLTAEGHDFGYNKRKAVYDFLIQHFNLEAKGIKQKSGEYDESSIVVEEKEALYSFGANGELLPKNAIKGYDKLEILLP; from the coding sequence ATGAAAAATAATGTTTCTGTTTTTCTCTTTTTATTGGGGATGTGTTTTCACCATCTGACCTATGCGCAAACGGTTGAATCGAAATTTCAGCAACCTCTAAAAGAAGTATTGGATGAAATTGAAGAAAGGTTTCAAGTAACCATAAAATACAATGATAACCAGGTAGAGGGAAAAGTGGTTACCTACGCCTTTTGGCGTTTCCGACCGGATGTTGATTTGACTCTCCAACAGGTGCTGGCGCCCTTGGATATGAAGGTTAACAAGGAAGGCCCAGGAAGATATAAATTGAAAGAGTTTGAGTACCATCGATGGAAAGAAGAAGATGGATGGGCATTTCTACAACACCTTTCAAGTCAATACAACGATCGCTCGAGTTGGGAATTACGCCGCGATTCCTTAATTCCCGCATTACGAAAAGCTTTGAAATTAGATCCCTTGCCGGCAATTGGCAATACAAAGCCAATCCTATCCAAAAAACGGCAGTTCAACGGATACAGTGTAGAGAATTTTGCACTGGAGCTTCTTCCAGGGGTCTATGTAAATGGGTCTATTTATCGTCCGCTAAAATATAACGGTAAAGTACCGGTTGTATTATCGCCTGATGGTCATTGGGGAGGACATCGATTCAGAAAAGATGCCCAAATACGGTTTGGCATGCTGGCAAAAATGGGTATGGTTGCGGTAAGTTATGATCTTTTCGCATGGGGTGAGTCCCTGCTTCAATTTAAATCCGAAGATCATCAGCGTAGCTTGGCATTGACCTACCAAATCCTAAGCGGAATCCGCATTTTAGACTTTATGTTGTCTGATCCTTCTATTGATAGGCATAGAGTTGGTATTTGCGGTGGTTCTGGAGGAGGTAATCAGGCTGGTTTATTAACCGCTATTGAGCCAAGAATCACGCTAAGTATTCCGGTTGTTTCTCTATCATCTTATCATTTTGGTGGGTGTCCATGTGAAAGTGGTCTGCCTATTCATGCGGTAGGCAAAGGTACCAATAATGTGGAGATTGCCGCCATGGCAGCACCAAGGCCCATGCTCGTAGTTTCCGACGGAAAGGACTGGACGGCGCATGCTCAGGAACATGACTTTCCTTATCTAAAACGGGTTTATGGATTTTATAACGCTGCCGATCAAGTTGCCAATGTGCATTTAACTGCTGAGGGTCATGATTTTGGATACAATAAAAGGAAAGCAGTCTATGATTTTTTAATTCAACATTTTAATCTGGAGGCGAAGGGTATCAAACAAAAGAGTGGTGAATATGATGAGTCCTCCATCGTTGTGGAAGAAAAGGAAGCATTATACTCCTTTGGAGCAAACGGTGAACTACTACCCAAGAATGCAATAAAAGGCTATGATAAATTAGAAATATTACTACCATAA
- a CDS encoding sugar phosphate isomerase/epimerase family protein — protein sequence MNTIHRRDFLKGTLFLSARILSPSALWAFGSKDQRYQVAVIDLMILKRQKLGAIKLAKEIGADGLEVDMGGLGNRETFDNKFLDKEFRDTYIQELKDQGIKICSVAMTGFYAQSLATRPTYKRMVGDCLETCRLLGAKVAFLPLGVQGDLVKNPELRPALVERLKVIGEMAKKAGVIVGIETALDAKGELDLLREINAKHIKIYFNFSNPLKENRNLIQELKILGKKHICMIHCTDEDGVWLENNKRLDMREVKRTLDKMGWSGWLVIERSRDANLSPKMVKENFGANTRFVKSIFQ from the coding sequence ATGAATACAATTCATAGAAGAGATTTTTTGAAGGGTACGTTGTTTTTAAGCGCGAGAATACTTTCGCCATCTGCATTATGGGCCTTTGGATCTAAGGATCAACGCTATCAGGTTGCAGTCATTGATTTAATGATCTTGAAACGTCAAAAGCTAGGAGCCATAAAATTGGCAAAAGAAATAGGGGCCGATGGTTTGGAAGTTGACATGGGTGGATTGGGAAATCGAGAAACATTCGATAATAAATTCTTGGATAAAGAATTTCGGGACACCTATATACAGGAATTAAAAGATCAAGGTATTAAAATTTGTTCTGTGGCAATGACAGGTTTTTATGCACAATCCTTGGCAACAAGACCAACGTACAAGCGAATGGTGGGTGATTGTCTGGAAACCTGTAGGTTACTGGGGGCCAAAGTAGCATTTTTGCCGCTTGGCGTGCAGGGTGATTTGGTAAAAAATCCCGAACTAAGGCCAGCACTTGTAGAAAGGTTAAAAGTCATCGGTGAAATGGCGAAAAAAGCAGGTGTTATTGTGGGAATTGAAACTGCATTAGATGCGAAGGGTGAACTGGATCTTCTCCGTGAAATTAATGCTAAGCATATTAAGATTTATTTTAACTTTTCCAACCCACTCAAAGAAAACCGTAACCTCATTCAGGAATTGAAGATTTTAGGTAAGAAGCATATCTGTATGATCCATTGTACTGATGAGGATGGTGTTTGGTTGGAAAATAACAAACGACTGGATATGCGTGAGGTAAAGAGAACATTGGACAAAATGGGGTGGTCAGGTTGGTTGGTTATCGAACGTTCAAGAGATGCCAATCTATCCCCAAAGATGGTTAAAGAAAATTTTGGAGCCAATACCCGATTTGTGAAAAGCATATTTCAATAA
- a CDS encoding glycoside hydrolase family 28 protein encodes MKKIAIYFLFIFGLQSCAVKNNPHDLLSRLVKRSEVGAENMPNIIAAVYSPYFNAAFKKPTFPNNVITVEPGGEPIQNAIDSLEKMGGGTVKLAPGHFLSGRITLKSNIELQVQQDAILEFKSEIEDFLPVVFTRNEGIELYSLGACIYAENATNIAITGKGKIYGPGQGSVRERTMTHDVIENIVDHKTPVDQRIYDGKTADFIFPPALIAPIHCKGVYIEGVSLAQSAFWNIVPTYCENVIIRGISINSIGIQRGDGIDVESSRNVLIEYCSFETGDDCIALKAGRGYDGLRVNKPTENIVIRNCYAKQGHGGMTIGSETAGMVQGVYVHNCVFDGVDVGLRFKTRRPRGGGGKNILFENIYLNTVHSALRWDMLGQALHVGNQADRNFKVEKNPLTPRFSDIEMRNIYIENAADCIRIEGIPESKLENVKISGVNGKGKRFLVARDAKSITIQHSVFAVEDAEIDTINVQDLNLKGIEFNRTLNF; translated from the coding sequence ATGAAAAAGATAGCCATATATTTCTTGTTTATTTTCGGTTTACAAAGTTGTGCGGTGAAAAACAATCCCCACGATCTGTTAAGTAGGTTGGTGAAAAGGAGCGAGGTGGGTGCCGAAAATATGCCAAATATAATTGCTGCTGTTTACTCGCCATATTTTAATGCTGCCTTCAAGAAACCAACTTTTCCAAATAATGTAATAACAGTAGAACCAGGGGGTGAACCTATTCAAAATGCCATTGACAGTTTGGAGAAGATGGGTGGCGGAACTGTTAAACTTGCACCAGGTCATTTTCTCTCTGGAAGAATTACGTTGAAATCCAATATAGAACTTCAGGTCCAACAGGATGCAATTTTGGAATTCAAATCTGAAATTGAAGATTTCTTGCCTGTAGTATTTACCAGAAATGAAGGAATCGAACTGTATTCGTTGGGGGCATGTATCTATGCCGAAAATGCCACCAATATAGCCATTACCGGAAAGGGTAAGATTTATGGTCCTGGGCAGGGCTCTGTTAGGGAGCGAACCATGACGCATGATGTAATAGAAAACATCGTTGACCACAAAACACCAGTAGACCAGCGTATTTATGATGGCAAAACAGCTGATTTTATTTTTCCGCCAGCCTTGATAGCACCTATTCATTGTAAGGGAGTTTACATAGAAGGTGTTAGTTTGGCGCAATCGGCCTTCTGGAATATTGTTCCAACTTACTGTGAGAATGTCATCATTAGGGGGATATCGATCAATTCGATTGGTATTCAGCGGGGAGATGGGATTGATGTCGAGTCATCAAGAAATGTATTGATTGAATATTGCAGCTTTGAAACCGGGGATGATTGTATTGCACTGAAAGCTGGTCGTGGATACGATGGTCTTCGAGTAAATAAGCCAACCGAAAATATCGTGATTCGCAATTGTTATGCAAAACAAGGACACGGCGGCATGACCATTGGAAGTGAAACTGCGGGAATGGTTCAAGGGGTCTACGTACATAATTGTGTTTTTGATGGGGTTGATGTAGGCTTACGATTCAAGACACGCCGACCACGAGGTGGGGGCGGGAAAAATATCCTTTTCGAGAATATTTATCTCAATACAGTACATTCCGCCTTACGATGGGACATGCTTGGACAAGCTCTTCATGTCGGAAATCAGGCGGATAGAAATTTTAAAGTAGAGAAAAACCCATTAACCCCTAGGTTTTCGGATATCGAGATGCGTAATATCTATATTGAGAATGCCGCAGACTGTATTCGGATAGAAGGAATTCCTGAATCTAAGCTGGAAAATGTCAAGATATCGGGTGTGAATGGCAAAGGGAAACGATTTTTGGTCGCTCGAGATGCCAAATCAATAACCATACAGCACAGTGTTTTTGCTGTAGAAGATGCTGAAATTGACACCATAAATGTACAGGACCTTAATCTAAAAGGTATTGAATTCAACAGAACACTTAACTTCTAA
- a CDS encoding family 78 glycoside hydrolase catalytic domain, with translation MNSTEHLTSKRFIGMKSFIRFCLYIIFSAMQMAYGQLRVSEVTVEGKENPIGVQTLVPQFSWKLLSNANGTYQKGYRIQVFQETINQQERAVWDSEWVSSEKSLYIPYDGASLLPGTSYRFHIAVKDQHGNLAKKENNYFHTGLLKEEDWGNAKWIAKEQLPDSLINPLPLSSSKLRLEKQYELPVFRKSFKVTKKLSSAFAYISGLGHFELLLNGAAVDDAFLQPGWTKYDKEAFYVVYDLTNRIHQGDNVFGVLLGNGFYYVPPIKGRYQKHKVAFGLPKLKMKLILRYDDGSSEVIDSNQSWKTHRSPITFSSIYGGEDVDARILPENWATNTFNDDSWAKALQVEGPALIAQEIYPNKVMQSFKPLTEKVIDEKTRLYDFGQNASGIINIRMKANKGDTIRIYPAELLKDGRITQKHTGSPHYYQYVFADGKEVSWSPKFSYYGFRFAEVELMPKSGSSVKILGIQADHIRNSTSHSGTFTSSDTLFNQIHNLINWGIKSNMVSVFTDCPHREKLGWLEQLHLMGPSVQYNFDAKLLFKKALRDMRNSQTSSGLIPEIAPEYVQFDWGGDMFRDSPEWGSSAIILPWYAYQWYGDISFLHDNYDMMKGYLQYLQGKAKDHILFQGLSDWYDIGPERPGVSQLTPKGITATSIYYYDLGIMAKIAKLLGKENDVNTYTILQNKVGESFNKHFFDPKTAKYATGSQTSQAMPLYLGLVSPENKEKVLENLIQDIYSKDTSFTSGDVGHRYLIQVLSDHGYDQLIYDMHKDDTRPGYGYQIRKGATALTESWAALPNVSNNHFMLGHLMEWFHSGLGGIKQAPESVGFQHVWIAPKLLDRKMDVQVQYETPYGPVEVDRKTSISGQILTIQIPVGARATVELPKANHWKVLGEGAQPIKDAANPLSQYWQLPSGKYEFQHEVID, from the coding sequence TTGAATTCAACAGAACACTTAACTTCTAAACGCTTTATTGGCATGAAATCTTTTATCCGATTTTGTTTATATATTATTTTCAGCGCTATGCAAATGGCGTATGGCCAGTTGAGGGTGTCAGAGGTCACTGTCGAGGGCAAGGAGAATCCTATCGGAGTTCAAACTTTAGTGCCTCAATTTAGTTGGAAGCTTTTGAGTAATGCAAATGGAACGTATCAAAAGGGGTATCGGATTCAAGTCTTTCAAGAAACAATAAATCAGCAAGAAAGAGCGGTATGGGATTCCGAATGGGTATCATCTGAAAAATCATTGTATATACCCTATGATGGGGCATCACTCCTGCCAGGAACTTCCTATCGATTCCATATTGCTGTAAAAGATCAGCATGGAAACTTGGCAAAAAAAGAAAATAATTATTTCCATACGGGATTGTTGAAAGAAGAAGATTGGGGAAATGCCAAATGGATTGCCAAGGAGCAGCTTCCAGATTCATTAATAAATCCATTACCCTTAAGTTCAAGTAAATTACGCTTAGAGAAGCAGTATGAATTACCTGTTTTTAGAAAGTCATTTAAGGTAACTAAAAAATTGAGTTCAGCTTTCGCCTATATTTCAGGCTTAGGACATTTTGAACTTCTATTGAATGGAGCAGCTGTAGATGATGCGTTCTTACAGCCTGGTTGGACGAAATATGATAAGGAGGCATTTTATGTTGTATATGATTTAACCAACCGTATCCATCAAGGAGATAACGTATTTGGTGTTCTGTTGGGAAATGGATTTTATTATGTGCCCCCAATAAAAGGAAGATATCAGAAACATAAAGTAGCTTTTGGCCTTCCAAAATTAAAGATGAAGCTAATCCTTCGCTATGACGATGGTTCATCTGAGGTAATCGATTCAAATCAAAGTTGGAAAACACATCGGTCTCCAATAACCTTTTCCAGTATTTATGGAGGAGAGGATGTTGATGCGCGAATTCTTCCAGAGAATTGGGCTACCAATACCTTTAACGATGATTCTTGGGCAAAAGCACTGCAAGTTGAAGGTCCTGCTTTAATCGCTCAAGAAATCTATCCAAACAAAGTAATGCAGTCCTTCAAGCCATTGACAGAAAAGGTAATCGATGAAAAAACAAGGTTGTATGATTTTGGTCAAAATGCTTCCGGCATTATAAATATTCGGATGAAGGCTAATAAAGGGGATACCATTCGAATTTATCCTGCTGAATTATTGAAAGATGGTCGAATAACGCAAAAACATACCGGTAGTCCACATTATTATCAATACGTCTTTGCTGATGGAAAAGAAGTGTCATGGTCTCCCAAATTTTCTTATTACGGGTTCCGTTTTGCTGAGGTTGAGCTCATGCCAAAATCGGGTAGTTCAGTGAAAATCTTGGGGATTCAAGCTGACCATATTCGAAACAGTACTTCTCACAGTGGCACATTTACCTCTTCTGATACTTTATTCAATCAGATTCATAACCTAATCAATTGGGGAATTAAAAGTAACATGGTTTCCGTATTTACAGATTGTCCTCATCGCGAAAAATTGGGCTGGCTAGAACAATTGCACCTCATGGGGCCCTCCGTTCAATATAATTTCGATGCCAAACTGCTCTTTAAAAAAGCATTGCGGGATATGCGAAACTCACAAACTTCATCAGGTTTAATTCCAGAGATAGCACCTGAATATGTTCAGTTTGATTGGGGAGGAGATATGTTCCGGGATTCTCCAGAATGGGGAAGCAGCGCCATAATCCTCCCATGGTATGCATACCAATGGTATGGAGACATATCCTTCCTGCACGATAATTATGACATGATGAAGGGATATTTGCAGTATTTGCAAGGTAAAGCGAAAGACCATATCCTATTCCAAGGATTAAGTGATTGGTACGATATAGGACCAGAAAGACCAGGCGTATCTCAACTTACACCAAAGGGTATTACCGCGACTTCAATCTACTATTATGATTTAGGAATAATGGCTAAAATAGCGAAGCTATTAGGGAAAGAGAATGATGTTAATACTTATACTATCCTTCAAAATAAAGTTGGAGAATCTTTCAACAAGCATTTTTTTGATCCAAAAACAGCCAAATATGCGACCGGTAGCCAGACTTCGCAGGCAATGCCGCTCTATTTAGGCTTGGTATCACCTGAAAATAAAGAAAAGGTGCTTGAAAACCTTATACAAGATATCTATTCTAAGGACACCAGTTTTACAAGTGGCGATGTAGGTCACCGGTATCTCATTCAAGTGCTTTCGGACCATGGATATGATCAACTCATTTATGATATGCATAAAGATGATACCAGACCAGGTTATGGATATCAAATCCGTAAAGGTGCAACCGCTTTAACCGAGTCTTGGGCAGCATTACCCAACGTATCGAACAACCATTTTATGCTCGGTCATCTTATGGAATGGTTTCATAGCGGCTTAGGAGGAATTAAGCAGGCACCTGAGTCTGTAGGATTTCAACATGTATGGATTGCACCAAAGCTATTAGATCGGAAAATGGATGTTCAAGTCCAATACGAAACTCCATATGGTCCTGTGGAGGTGGATAGAAAAACGAGTATTTCTGGACAAATATTGACGATTCAAATTCCTGTTGGCGCGCGTGCAACAGTCGAATTGCCTAAAGCTAATCATTGGAAAGTTTTGGGAGAAGGTGCCCAACCGATAAAGGACGCAGCCAATCCTTTATCTCAGTATTGGCAATTACCTTCAGGAAAGTATGAGTTCCAGCATGAGGTAATCGATTGA
- a CDS encoding glycosylase, translated as MKHLINICISLFFSTFLIAQTEFASVSQEEMQKIYEEVKTPYKYGLVVLPADPSFQIDCPTIYREGSMWYMTYIVFNGQGYETYLAKSKNLLDWETLGKQMSFGSGNGWDVSQKAGYNALVDTEWGGNYKLHTYDGKYWMSYFGGSSVGYEPEPLAIGMAFTAKKPTSAFEWNRLPEPVLSNTDKDIRWWENRNKLFKSYVIEDPQRNTGHRYIMYYNAVGDSLVNNKPTRWYERIGMAVSDDMRSWKRYLTDPVVHHPVGITGDPMIQRINDTWVMFYFGAFWKDKKGAFNRFAASKDLIHWTDWNGQDLIQSSTQFDELYAHKSFVIKHKKVVYHFYCAVDKSGNRGIALATSNNLGKSPLQFTPKQKN; from the coding sequence ATGAAACACCTGATAAATATATGCATTAGTTTATTTTTCTCCACTTTTTTAATCGCTCAGACGGAATTTGCTTCTGTCTCGCAAGAAGAAATGCAGAAAATTTATGAAGAGGTCAAAACTCCCTACAAATATGGTTTGGTTGTGCTTCCAGCAGATCCTTCCTTTCAAATAGATTGTCCAACCATTTACAGGGAAGGAAGCATGTGGTACATGACTTACATCGTGTTCAATGGCCAGGGATATGAAACCTATCTGGCGAAAAGTAAGAACCTTTTGGATTGGGAAACACTTGGTAAGCAGATGAGTTTCGGTTCAGGCAATGGATGGGATGTCAGCCAAAAAGCTGGGTATAATGCATTAGTTGATACCGAATGGGGCGGGAATTATAAACTGCATACCTATGATGGGAAATATTGGATGTCCTACTTCGGTGGATCGTCGGTAGGTTATGAACCCGAACCATTGGCTATCGGTATGGCATTTACAGCTAAAAAGCCGACCTCGGCATTTGAATGGAATAGACTTCCAGAACCCGTACTCAGTAATACGGATAAGGATATTCGCTGGTGGGAAAACCGGAATAAATTGTTTAAAAGTTATGTAATTGAAGATCCTCAACGGAATACTGGTCATCGATACATTATGTATTATAATGCTGTTGGCGATTCATTGGTAAATAATAAACCAACCAGATGGTACGAGCGAATAGGTATGGCGGTATCAGATGACATGCGGTCTTGGAAAAGATATTTAACTGACCCTGTGGTTCACCATCCGGTAGGAATAACCGGCGATCCGATGATTCAACGCATTAACGATACTTGGGTCATGTTTTACTTCGGTGCCTTTTGGAAAGATAAAAAAGGGGCATTTAATCGATTCGCCGCTTCGAAGGATTTAATTCATTGGACAGATTGGAACGGTCAGGATCTGATTCAATCATCCACACAATTTGATGAATTGTATGCACATAAGTCATTTGTCATTAAACATAAAAAAGTTGTTTATCATTTTTATTGTGCAGTAGATAAATCAGGAAACCGAGGGATTGCGCTAGCAACTTCCAATAATCTAGGGAAAAGTCCCTTGCAATTTACACCTAAACAAAAGAATTAA